A genomic segment from Nicotiana tabacum cultivar K326 chromosome 7, ASM71507v2, whole genome shotgun sequence encodes:
- the LOC107773933 gene encoding agamous-like MADS-box protein AGL62, whose translation MKKTQGRRKIAIKPIDNQNSRHVTFSKRRLGLFKKATELCILSGAEIAILVQSLKRQRLFAFGHPNADAVIDRYLTGKSSSSSSIVDKLNVQQNNQYYSQSCRELEAEKKKKEIIENSKIVNNNNNNEGFWWNESFDYMRIEELEEIMGALEELKKKITMRADELSMINGSSVLPSNSTMNSNIARFGAEDQFSNQAAIDYCSSIVPYQFNHPGDGQF comes from the coding sequence ATGAAGAAAACTCAAGGACGGAGAAAAATTGCAATCAAGCCAATAGACAATCAAAATAGTAGGCATGTTACTTTCTCCAAACGGCGTTTAGGCCTTTTCAAAAAAGCTACCGAACTTTGCATCTTAAGCGGTGCAGAAATCGCTATTCTCGTTCAATCTTTAAAACGACAACGTCTTTTTGCTTTCGGTCATCCCAACGCTGACGCCGTTATCGACCGTTATCTCACGGGAaaatcctcctcctcctcatccaTCGTCGATAAACTCAACGTGCAGCAGAACAATCAATACTATTCTCAGAGTTGTAGAGAATTGGAGgctgagaagaaaaaaaaggagattaTTGAAAATTCAAAGAttgtgaataataataataataatgagggATTTTGGTGGAATGAATCATTTGATTATATGAGAATTGAGGAACTTGAAGAAATTATGGGTGCAttggaagaattgaagaagaaaataacaaTGAGAGCTGATGAATTGAGTATGATAAATGGTTCTTCAGTTTTGCCAAGTAATTCAACTATGAATAGTAATATTGCTAGATTTGGGGCTGAAGATCAATTCTCGAATCAGGCTGCTATCGACTATTGTTCTTCAATTGTTCCTTACCAATTCAATCACCCGGGAGATGGCCAATTCTGA
- the LOC107773932 gene encoding agamous-like MADS-box protein AGL62: MAKKPSIGRQKIKIAKIEVKNHLQVTFSKRRSGLFKKASELCTLCGVEIAIIVFSPARKVFSFGHPNVESIIDRFLSRNHNPISNSSLHLVEAHRNASVRELNLQLTQILAEVEVEKKRGESLDEMRKTSQSQYWWEAPISKLALHELEQLKDSMEVLKKNVTNQASKFMVETTANSSSYFGVNGNGIFNNYDIKPARNMVASNNLHNQNFGFDLAGMF, encoded by the coding sequence ATGGCAAAGAAACCTAGCATTGGTCGTCAAAAgatcaaaattgccaaaatagAGGTCAAAAATCATCTCCAAGTTACCTTCTCAAAACGTCGTTCTGGTCTTTTCAAGAAAGCTAGTGAACTCTGTACACTTTGTGGTGTTGAAATAGCTATCATAGTGTTTTCACCTGCAAGAAAAGTTTTCTCTTTTGGTCACCCTAATGTTGAGTCCATTATCGATAGGTTCCTGTCAAGAAATCATAATCCAATTTCTAATTCATCGCTTCATCTTGTTGAGGCTCATCGAAATGCTAGTGTTCGTGAGCTAAATTTGCAATTAACTCAGATTCTTGCTGAGGTTGAAGTTGAGAAGAAAAGAGGAGAATCACTTGATGAAATGAGGAAAACTAGTCAAAGTCAATATTGGTGGGAAGCTCCTATAAGTAAACTTGCTTTGCATGAACTTGAACAATTAAAGGATTCAATGGAGGTTTTAAAAAAGAATGTGACAAATCAGGCAAGCAAGTTTATGGTTGAGACTACTGCtaattcttcttcttattttggtGTTAATGGGAATGGGATTTTTAACAACTATGATATCAAGCCAGCTCGAAACATGGTTGCTTCAAATAATCTTCATAACCAAAACTTTGGTTTTGATTTAGCTGGGATGTTTTAA
- the LOC107773934 gene encoding uncharacterized protein LOC107773934 has product MDPCPFVRIVIGSLALKFSAESKPPPTATFDCKIKLKGFLTQSTTIPAFIQEKDAILDSRIHACFNFSKSELVKLVDKSNSRGKPCSLKIEIYGDNMGFGCFNGGKLLGSVLVPLDLKSLENIGHRGVVIKNGWVSVGGSLSTAELNLNVRAEPDPRFVFQFDGEPECSPQVFQVNGKNKQPVFTCKFSFRNSGDRNLRSRSSLSEPSTSTSCFSSDKETPVKERKGWSITVHDLSGSPVAAASMVTPFVPSQGSDRVSKSNPGSWLILQPGDNTWKPWGRLEAWRESNGELGYRFEIIPDGATDAITLVNSTISTKKGGKISIDIVNGATPLTSPNSSFDLSSGSGSGSDFGSQPGSGSWAHLLYRGFVMSSTVGGDGKCSKPEVEVGVQHVSCAEDAAAFVALAAAMDLSMDACRSFSQKLRKELRQQDQELW; this is encoded by the exons ATGGATCCATGTCCTTTCGTGCGTATTGTGATCGGAAGTTTAGCCTTAAAGTTCTCGGCTGAATCAAAACCACCACCTACTGCGACTTTTGACTGTAAAATCAAGCTTAAAGGTTTCTTGACGCAAAGTACAACAATCCCAGCGTTTATTCAAGAAAAAGATGCAATCTTGGACAGCAGAATCCATGCTTGTTTTAACTTCAGTAAGTCAGAGCTTGTGAAACTCGTTGACAAATCCAATAGTAGAGGAAAACCCTGTAGTTTAAAGATTGAAATATATGGGGATAATATGGGTTTTGGGTGTTTCAACGGTGGGAAGCTATTGGGCAGTGTTTTAGTGCCACTGGATTTGAAGAGTTTGGAGAATATTGGGCACAGAGGAGTTGTTATTAAGAATGGATGGGTTTCTGTTGGTGGGTCGTTGTCTACTGCAGAATTGAATTTGAACGTGAGAGCTGAACCTGACCCAAGATTTGTTTTTCAGTTTGATGGAGAACCTGAGTGTAGTCCACAAGTTTTTCAAGTCAATGGCAAAAACAAGCAACCGGTTTTTACTTGCAAGTTCAGTTTCAGAAACTCCGGTGACCGGAACTTAAGATCCAG ATCGTCACTATCAGAACCAAGCACATCAACAAGCTGTTTTAGTTCTGATAAAGAGACACCCGTAAAAGAACGAAAAGGATGGTCAATTACAGTCCATGATCTATCGGGTTCACCCGTAGCAGCAGCATCAATGGTGACTCCATTCGTCCCATCACAAGGTTCGGATCGGGTCAGCAAGTCAAATCCCGGATCCTGGCTCATACTCCAACCCGGTGACAACACGTGGAAGCCATGGGGCCGCCTCGAAGCGTGGCGAGAAAGCAACGGCGAGCTCGGCTACCGCTTCGAGATCATTCCCGACGGAGCCACCGACGCCATTACATTAGTCAATTCTACAATCAGCACAAAAAAGGGTGGCAAAATCAGCATAGATATCGTCAACGGAGCGACCCCGTTGACTAGTCCCAACAGCAGCTTCGACCTAAGTTCCGGGTCAGGTTCCGGGTCGGACTTCGGGTCACAACCCGGGTCCGGATCATGGGCGCATCTGCTGTACAGAGGGTTTGTGATGTCGTCGACGGTGGGAGGTGACGGAAAATGCAGCAAACCGGAGGTGGAAGTAGGGGTGCAGCACGTGAGCTGTGCGGAGGATGCTGCGGCTTTTGTGGCGTTGGCAGCTGCCATGGATCTAAGTATGGATGCTTGTCGGTCATTTTCTCAGAAGCTTCGGAAAGAATTGAGGCAGCAAGATCAAGAATTATGGTGA